In the genome of Onychostoma macrolepis isolate SWU-2019 chromosome 10, ASM1243209v1, whole genome shotgun sequence, the window TAAAGAGAAGACGAACCAGTGCTGAGAATCATCTAGGCATTTTGGGTAAGATCTAAATCATTATAATGccactaatattttaaacttctGTTagttaaaaagtgttttatgagtttGATTCAAACCTTTCAGTCACATTTAGTTATCATGGTGCCTGCAGGTCCGGTACTGAGGGCTGAAGTTGGAGACACCCTTCAGGTGATGTTTATGAACAAGGCTGACAGAATCTACAGTATCCAGCCTCACGGCCTCCACTACGACAAACCCTTTGAGGGTGTCTTTTATCAAGATGGTGAGACTTGTTTTACACCATCTTTCTAACTTATGCCAACAAAAGGTTTGATCTGCTCTAGAGAGATAAATGTCTTTGAATGTACTGTAGGTATAAAAAGGAAAGGATATCAGGTTCAGCCAGGGGAAACGTTCACCTACAGGTGGCAGTTGAGGGAGGGACCGTCTGAAAGTGACCCTCCCTGTATTTCCTACCTGTACTTCTCCTCCAGCGATCCGGTCAGAGACACCAACTCTGGTCTCATAGGCCCCCTGCTGATTTGTAAGAAAGATGCACTGGATTCCAAAGGTGCTCAGGTAAAATAAGATTGGGTGCTGGATTGGCCCATGAAAAGAGATATTCAaaataatttgcatattaaatctCGTCCTGACCCATATGCACATCAGccataattgtattttaaaataattactttttatatGTAGGTACACATGTATGATATGGTTCTTCTTACAGAAAGACGTCAGTCTGGAGTTTTTTCTGCTGTTTACTGTGTTTGATGAAAATCTCAGCTGGTACTTGAATCAGAACATTGAAACATATGACACCAATGAATCGGAATTAGAGAATATGGAGTTTCAGGAGACCAATAAAATGCATggtatttacacacacacacacacacacacacacacagagcttaGTTCTGTCTGCCTTTCTGAACATACTCAAAGTTCCGTCTCTGGTATACACCTCTGATCACGAACTTGACACATGCATGCTATGACTAATTTGTGATACTTTCTCTATAATTcatcttctgttgttttaattagtaTTTTCCATCTTTTGTAAGTAGTTCTTAAAATCAAAGACCCAACTAGTAAGGTGGCAATCTGTCTGGTTTTTGGTCAGACAGTATAGTTTTGAAATAACATATCCACCTACTAGCGTAGTCTTGAGCCGGACGCTCATCTTCCTTTTAAGATCGTCACAATTTAATACTTTATCCAATgatatcaaattattaaattacttaaaatgtcAGCTTTAAGTCAATACTATACACAGACAGATTACGTATTTAAGTATAGCGGTAAACAGACAAATGAAGCACATTTTTGGCTTAAAAATCAGAAGCCCAATTTTGATGACCCAGAGTACTGGTCAAATATCAGCTGAAAGTTTAAAATCCATTCAAGATCTTTCTTGATTTTGTGTAATGTAGCTGTGAACGGCTTTATGTATGGGAACCTGCCTGGCCTTGAGATGAATaaggggtcaaaggtcagatGGCACCTCATGGGACTTGGCACAGAGATGGACATGCATGGGATTTACTTCCAAGGCAACACCTTCCAGAGACAGGGAACAACTCGTGACACGCTGGGCCTGTTCCCACACACTACAGTCACAGTGTCCATGCAACCAGATGTCAGTGGTcagtatatctatctatctatacacacacaaacacacatttaagcAATAAAAGtctgatattttatttgttagggACAGATACAATAAACAtagatgaaactgaaataacagTCATCCCATGCATGTACCATAGTGCTTGCAGCCGAAGCTAATTTGCAACACTTGTCCCTAGGAGAGCTTTtataaattacagttacaaaaAACAAGTAGTACACACATTTACAATATAAGTAAACTAAACATGACTACAAGTTTGTTGATGTATCAACCAAGATTTcgtagctttttaaaaaatgattataatTTGCAATAGATTTTACATAGTCAGGCAACcaataacaaaattttaacACCTTTCACTGAGAGAACAGTCTGAGCAAATGATGTTTTACAATGTATAACTTCACAGTTTCCACTAGAAGCCGCTCTAGTGGATCTACTGCTCCCTTGCAATCTCTcaaatttttttacataagTTCCTGTGACTGTAGGTGTATTTGAGGTGAGCTGTCTAGTCTCTGATCACTATGTTGGTGGGATGAGACAGCTGTATAGAGTGATGGGCTCAGAAGATAAGGACCTCTCAGAGTTTCAGATTGTAGAGTATTTCATCTGTGCTGAAGAGGTAGAGTGGGACTACTCACCTGATCGCACCTGGGAGCTGCAGAACTTCAACACGACCGAGGACAACAGGTTGGTTTAACAGCTTTTGTTAGTGTTGCGGTGTTTGAATGGCATTCGTAATCAGATTCTTGTCTCAGTCCTGGCAGTTTATTTGTGGGAATGGGAAAGAACAGACTAGGCTCCAGATATAAGAAAGCAGTTTATCGAGAATACACTGATGCCACCTTCAGGACAAGGAAACTGAGACAGCCTCAAGAGGAACACTTGGAGATTTTAGGTGACTTAATATaagccattcaaaagtttgtttcACCTAATATTTCCTCATTTGAATTAATGAATGataatctgtgtgtgttttctaggACCTATAATCCGAGCTGAAGTAGGTCAGGTTTTGCTGATCACATTCATGAACAAAGCCGGTCATCCTTACTCAATACAGGCACATGGAGTCAGGACTTCTTCTAAACCAGAGGCTGTCATGCCAGGTAGAGGAAGTTGAAACATCCACCATTTGCCTCCTTATCTCACCTGTGAAATGTAGAAACAGACAAAGACACCTTCAGGGATTCGTAAAGCTGTGTGTTTTGAGCATTACCTGACTTCTGCTACGTTTACCATTACAACACAGATGACACATAATGTTCTTGTTGTGAATGCAAATGAAACTCTTTACTGCAGGAAATATGACTCAGTACCGGTGGATCATTCCAGTGAAATCCGGTCCAGGAGTGTCTGACCCAAACTGCATTGCATTTGCCTACCGCTCAGCTGTGGACTTTGTTAAGGTAAAGCTCTTAATAACATAAATAGAGTTTTAATTCCTTGCTGAATGtcatattataataatagttCTTCTTCTTATATTGCATAatgatgttattgttgtttgtttatttatttactttgccTTCTTTATTGtgacagtaataataatatcataaacgatatttatttatgcatttgtaatattttataggaCACAGCCAGCGGTCTCATTGGTCCATTAATAATCTGCAGGAAAGGTGTACTGGACCAGGACAGACAGAGAACGGATGTGGATAGAGAATTTGCTCTCCTCTTCATGGTGTTTGATGAGAATAAATCCTGGTACCTGGAGGAAAACATTCAGTCCTACTACAACAGCTCAGAACCTCTTCTGAGAGATGCTGAGTTTCAGAAAAGCAACAAGATGTATGGTGAGGTCTCACAAGTAAATGCAACCCAACCCTAGTTAAGTATTTTGCTGTGATATGctaaaaaaaagtctaattaTGACCACTAGGAGGCATTATTAGATATATGATGGACTGAATGGGATTTACTATTTGTGTTGTACATCAGAGTATAAATGTAAAAAGGAAACTTGTAGAAACTACATTAGTGTAATTTTGTCTCAGAGTTTTATTTTCTGCCACTATTGACAGGGATCAACGGGAAGCTCTATGCAAACCTTCATGGTCTAGAAATGGTGGAGGGAGACAGGGTGGTTTGGTACCTGTTTGGGATGGGCAATGAAGCAGACATTCACACCGTCCATTTCCACGCTGAGACCTTCACCTACAAGGTGCACAATACGCAATcagattcaataaaataaaatgatttttttttcaatgaattaCTAAAGTGTTTTCTGCAAGCGGTTTTCTAACACTAAATGCAAACATTATCCTGACTCTTTTTCTCAGGCAGATGAGGCTCACCGTACTGACGTGTATGACTTGATCCCAGGAACATTTCAGACATTGGAGATGGTGGCAGAGGTCAATGGCACGTGGCTTCTGCACTGTCATGTTGCTAACCACATCCGTGCTGGAATGGAGACGACTTTTATTGTCAAACCCCAATCAGGTGAGTTACAGTTTTATTGGCATTATCTCTTATGGCTTTATTTCACAAATGTGTACTCACGGTTTGGAGATATGATGTCTGTGGTTTTTTTCTTCCCCAGGTGGTGGCAGAGTGAGGACAGATTTAAGCATCCTTTGCTTTCTGCTCACAATATTCATGCTCAAACTGACATGATCTTCTGTGGACATATGCTACTTGACCACAATCATTCTAAACAGATTTATTTCCAACActgtaccattcaaaagtttagggccGGTAggactttttaatgtttttaaaagaagaagtctttaatgctcaccaaggctgtatttatttgatcaaaatacagaaacaagtattgtgaaatattattacagctaacaacaataattttctatttaaaaaaatgtaatttattctactgatggcaaagcttaattttctgCAGTCATTacatcagtcttcagtgtcacacgacgcttcagaaatcattcaaatatgctgattttcttaaacatttcttattattgtcaatcTTGAAAAAAGATTTCTGTAACAGTGTACTTAAATTGAATTCGCCTTCGCTGCATTCATTTATCCAggaattaaagtattaaaaaattgtatcaaatccaaacttttgaacggtagtaaaagaaaaaaagctgaTTATTTGTACTTCTGAAGTTACAATAAAGGCACAATTTTCATCATCAAGATAAAGAATATCTGAGTTAAAATCTAGGTATTTCATACATTTCTGTTAGCTTACAAATCTTATGATAATAAATAAAGGgataatatttagattttgtgAGAGtaatttaagaaatatataaattaatatatgtaGTTTTGAAAAAGAAAGCTTAAATAATGGATAGCTAATGTTTGTATGTATCAAAATGAAACAACTACCAACATTCAAATGTGAAACTTACTGCAAGACCACCTAGAGAGAAGAGGTCAGTACCTTTTCCTTACACCTTCATtaagatatgtgaccctggaccacaaaaccattcttaagtgtcaatttttccattgatgtacggtttgttaggatcggacaatatttggccgagatacaactatttgaaaatctggaatctgagggtgcaaaaaatctaaatattgagaaaatcgccttgaaagttgtccaaatgaattcttagcaatgcatattactaatcaaaaacgacgtttagatatatttacagtagtaaatttacaaaatatcttcatggaacatgatctttacttaatatactaatgatttttggcataaaagaaaaatctatcattttgacccatacagtgtatttttggctattgctacaaatataccccagcgacttaagactggttttgtggtccaggatcacgtATGTTAATGAGAATTTGCTCTCAATTTTGTTTGAAGTTCTTGGAATAAAGGTCTACTTTATTCTTACTGACGTTAAAGGGTAAAATCATGAATTTCACAAGGCTCCTTTAGACCAATGTGAGAAGGAACTGAAATCACAGAGGACGGCgttaaagtgaaaaacaagtgTGAGCTGATTGGAGCTTATGTAACCGAGCAGTTGTTTTTGTTCCTCTTGGTTAGTTTGATGTGCTCGTTTTGAGCTCATAGCTTTGGGTTCTCAACTGAATGTAGTTCATCACGTAGGCTTTAAGTAACCGGTGCCCAGTTGAGGATTATGATGTAAAGAAGTGAACCTTGCCAGTAAACATTTGACTTTAAAGTCATCAAGGAACTTCTTAGAATACTTGGTCAACACCTGTGAATGGTTCCTAGTT includes:
- the hephl1b gene encoding ferroxidase HEPHL1; its protein translation is MVTFWTCLGNLSIFCAVIVQVSGINRTFYIGIQEEDWNYAPSGHNLIIGKPIAVDEYASIFLQRGPRRIGSVYKKALYKQYTDASYSQEIPKPTWLGYLGPILRAEVHDVIIVHLKNFASRRYSMHPHGVFYTKDSEGALYPDGTSDTLKKDDGVPPGGNYTYIWTVKPDYAPQKGDANCLTWAYHSHVSASQDISSGLIGALLTCKKGTLHTSDHHQDQRADVDQELVLMFSVVDENISWYLKENIQTFCSDPYGVDPAREDFQESNMMHAINGYMYGNLPGIEFCQNHTVALHLFGMGNEIDIHSVYFHGHTLLDRGHRVDVLSLFSATFATAEMVPATIGTWLLNCQVNDHLKAGMQALFKVSSCKDEMNSTVHLSGKIRKYFIAAEKIRWDYAPSGMDKLTNESLTNPGSVSEMFFGMSGGRLGGKYWKAVYREYTDKSFTLKRRRTSAENHLGILGPVLRAEVGDTLQVMFMNKADRIYSIQPHGLHYDKPFEGVFYQDGIKRKGYQVQPGETFTYRWQLREGPSESDPPCISYLYFSSSDPVRDTNSGLIGPLLICKKDALDSKGAQKDVSLEFFLLFTVFDENLSWYLNQNIETYDTNESELENMEFQETNKMHAVNGFMYGNLPGLEMNKGSKVRWHLMGLGTEMDMHGIYFQGNTFQRQGTTRDTLGLFPHTTVTVSMQPDVSGVFEVSCLVSDHYVGGMRQLYRVMGSEDKDLSEFQIVEYFICAEEVEWDYSPDRTWELQNFNTTEDNSPGSLFVGMGKNRLGSRYKKAVYREYTDATFRTRKLRQPQEEHLEILGPIIRAEVGQVLLITFMNKAGHPYSIQAHGVRTSSKPEAVMPGNMTQYRWIIPVKSGPGVSDPNCIAFAYRSAVDFVKDTASGLIGPLIICRKGVLDQDRQRTDVDREFALLFMVFDENKSWYLEENIQSYYNSSEPLLRDAEFQKSNKMYGINGKLYANLHGLEMVEGDRVVWYLFGMGNEADIHTVHFHAETFTYKADEAHRTDVYDLIPGTFQTLEMVAEVNGTWLLHCHVANHIRAGMETTFIVKPQSGGGRVRTDLSILCFLLTIFMLKLT